The following proteins come from a genomic window of Chryseobacterium glaciei:
- a CDS encoding GMC oxidoreductase gives MYDIIIIGSGAGGATMAYRLADSGKKILIVERGDYVPVEKENWDSVEVFQKNRYTTTDLWLDKHNKPFRPGMHYNVGGNTKFYGAALFRLREEDFKEIHHYGGTSPAWPIQYQDLKDYYLESEKLFHVHGKRGSDPTEPFDSEPYPNPPLSHEPRIQEVVDELFNYGWHPFNLPIGVDFKPHESANAPYTLDRFDGFPDAAERKGDAHLCSLAKALEYPNVELMVNTKVLRLNTNEEGTKITEIVVEENGETKTLTSDLVILSAGAINSAALLLESKSEKFLNGLANSSDQVGRNYMFHQNSALVALYTEPNHTKFGKTFGINDFYHANKGYEFPLGHIQMLGKSDEHQIKADSPVAAPGFTFELMAEHAVDFWLTSEDLPDPDNRVTVENGQIKISYTSNNQQGHEFLKEELIKALKASGKFKSFLFKGIYFSKGMDIASPAHQNGTTKMGLDPKTSVVDTNCKAHDLDNLYIVDGGFFVSSGAVNPALTIIAMALRVGDHLKTNVLTS, from the coding sequence ATGTACGACATCATTATAATAGGAAGCGGGGCAGGAGGCGCAACAATGGCGTATCGATTGGCAGACAGCGGAAAAAAAATTCTCATTGTTGAAAGAGGAGATTATGTTCCCGTAGAAAAAGAAAATTGGGATTCCGTGGAAGTTTTTCAGAAAAACAGATACACAACGACAGATCTTTGGCTCGATAAACACAATAAACCGTTTCGCCCCGGAATGCATTACAATGTTGGCGGAAATACCAAATTTTATGGAGCTGCTTTATTTCGTTTAAGAGAAGAAGATTTTAAAGAAATACACCATTATGGCGGAACTTCACCGGCTTGGCCTATTCAATATCAAGATTTGAAGGATTATTATCTTGAATCAGAAAAACTTTTTCATGTTCATGGCAAAAGAGGATCAGATCCGACGGAACCTTTTGATTCCGAGCCTTATCCAAATCCACCTTTATCCCACGAACCAAGAATTCAGGAAGTCGTTGATGAATTATTTAATTACGGATGGCATCCGTTTAATTTGCCGATTGGAGTTGATTTTAAACCTCACGAATCCGCAAATGCACCATACACATTAGACCGTTTTGATGGTTTTCCCGATGCTGCGGAAAGAAAAGGTGACGCCCATCTTTGTTCGCTGGCAAAAGCGTTGGAATATCCGAATGTTGAATTGATGGTCAATACAAAAGTGTTGCGATTAAATACAAATGAAGAAGGAACCAAGATCACCGAAATTGTTGTCGAAGAAAACGGAGAAACAAAAACCTTGACTTCTGATTTGGTTATTCTTTCTGCGGGAGCAATCAATTCCGCGGCACTTCTTTTGGAAAGTAAAAGTGAAAAATTCCTCAACGGACTTGCCAATTCTTCAGATCAGGTGGGCAGAAATTATATGTTTCATCAAAATTCTGCGTTGGTAGCTTTGTACACAGAACCCAATCACACAAAATTCGGAAAAACATTTGGAATTAATGATTTTTACCATGCTAATAAAGGCTATGAATTTCCTCTAGGACACATTCAGATGTTAGGAAAATCAGACGAACATCAGATTAAAGCTGATAGCCCTGTTGCAGCGCCAGGCTTTACATTTGAATTAATGGCAGAACACGCCGTAGATTTTTGGCTGACCTCGGAAGATTTGCCCGATCCGGATAATAGAGTAACGGTTGAAAACGGACAAATTAAAATAAGTTATACTTCTAATAATCAACAGGGACACGAATTTCTGAAAGAAGAATTGATCAAAGCATTAAAAGCTTCAGGAAAATTCAAATCGTTTTTGTTTAAAGGAATTTATTTCAGCAAAGGAATGGACATTGCTTCACCCGCCCATCAAAACGGAACTACAAAAATGGGATTAGATCCGAAAACTTCGGTCGTAGATACAAACTGTAAAGCACATGATCTCGATAATTTATATATTGTCGATGGTGGATTTTTCGTTTCAAGTGGTGCGGTAAATCCTGCGCTGACAATCATTGCAATGGCATTGAGAGTGGGAGATCATCTTAAAACCAATGTTTTAACATCATGA
- a CDS encoding MFS transporter — MSKKIKPNLSMPQIINMSMGFLGIQMAFGLQNGNASRILANLGADVHELSWFWLVAPFTGLIVQPIIGHMGDNTWSPLGRRKPYFLIGAILCAIGLVLLPNAATVTHMFAANALLLAVIFLAMMDASVNIAMEPFRALVGDMLPKHQGTLGFSIQTILIGIGAVVGSYVPSLLTKLGVSNEAPEGFVGDNVIYSFYVGAGLLIITILYTIITTKEYSPKEFAEFDDGKEVVEEKSKFRDIFKDFANIPTQMKKLGIVQFFSWFALFTMWVFTTSALATHHFGLSPEDTHSKAFNNAGDLTGELFGMYNLWAIPFAFLLTPIAKWIGKKQTHALALACGGLGLISMYFIKDVNHLWMSMIGLGFAWASILAMPYAMLIEVIPQRKMGVYMGIFNFFIVIPQIINGLFGGPIVSNIFGNQAMDYVVVGGVCMLIGAIVTMIFIKSEDETPQEIEEEIQQVHF, encoded by the coding sequence ATGTCAAAAAAAATTAAACCGAATCTTTCCATGCCTCAAATCATCAATATGAGCATGGGGTTTTTGGGAATTCAGATGGCTTTTGGTTTACAGAACGGAAATGCGAGCAGAATTTTGGCCAATTTAGGAGCTGATGTTCACGAATTGTCTTGGTTTTGGCTGGTTGCACCTTTTACGGGATTAATCGTTCAGCCAATCATTGGACATATGGGCGATAACACTTGGAGCCCATTAGGAAGAAGAAAACCATATTTTCTAATTGGCGCGATCTTGTGTGCGATTGGATTGGTCTTGCTTCCGAATGCCGCAACGGTGACTCATATGTTTGCGGCAAATGCACTTTTATTAGCGGTTATTTTCCTTGCGATGATGGATGCTTCCGTGAATATTGCGATGGAACCTTTCAGAGCTTTGGTAGGTGATATGCTTCCGAAACATCAGGGAACATTGGGATTTTCAATTCAGACTATTTTAATTGGAATAGGGGCGGTTGTAGGTTCGTATGTTCCAAGTTTACTGACAAAATTAGGAGTGTCAAATGAAGCTCCGGAGGGTTTTGTAGGAGATAATGTCATCTATTCTTTTTATGTAGGAGCCGGATTGCTGATCATAACGATACTTTACACAATTATTACAACTAAAGAATATTCACCAAAAGAATTTGCGGAATTTGATGATGGAAAAGAAGTGGTGGAAGAAAAGTCTAAATTCAGAGATATTTTCAAGGATTTTGCGAACATTCCAACTCAAATGAAAAAATTGGGAATCGTCCAGTTTTTCTCTTGGTTTGCCTTGTTTACGATGTGGGTTTTTACGACAAGTGCTCTAGCAACCCATCATTTTGGACTTTCTCCTGAAGATACTCACTCGAAAGCGTTCAATAACGCAGGAGATTTAACGGGCGAATTATTCGGAATGTACAATCTTTGGGCAATTCCATTCGCTTTTTTATTAACTCCAATTGCAAAATGGATCGGGAAAAAACAAACCCACGCTCTTGCTTTAGCTTGTGGCGGATTAGGATTGATTTCAATGTATTTCATTAAAGATGTCAACCATCTTTGGATGTCAATGATAGGACTGGGGTTTGCTTGGGCGAGTATTTTAGCAATGCCTTATGCGATGTTGATTGAGGTTATTCCGCAAAGAAAAATGGGCGTTTACATGGGAATTTTCAATTTTTTTATTGTAATTCCGCAAATCATTAATGGACTTTTCGGAGGTCCGATTGTAAGCAATATTTTCGGAAATCAGGCAATGGATTATGTTGTGGTTGGAGGAGTCTGTATGTTGATTGGAGCAATAGTTACAATGATTTTCATTAAATCAGAAGACGAAACACCACAGGAAATTGAAGAGGAAATTCAACAGGTACATTTTTAA
- a CDS encoding nuclear transport factor 2 family protein, whose amino-acid sequence MKKTTIFFTLILFVLSFTAISAQSKFDKEKTEIGTMLDAFNVAAAKADFNAYFNFYADESTFIGTDATEVWDKKAFMVWAKPYFDKKKTWNFTSLKRNIYFSKDGKLAWFDEVLDTQMKICRGSGVVEKINGAWKVKQYVLSMTIPNDVSDKVVSEKTAIEDILIQDLKTKK is encoded by the coding sequence ATGAAAAAAACTACAATATTCTTTACTTTAATCTTATTTGTACTGAGCTTTACAGCCATTTCAGCGCAATCAAAATTTGATAAAGAAAAAACAGAAATCGGAACAATGCTCGACGCTTTCAATGTCGCAGCAGCAAAAGCTGATTTCAATGCTTATTTTAATTTCTATGCCGATGAATCGACTTTTATTGGAACAGATGCAACCGAAGTTTGGGATAAAAAAGCGTTCATGGTTTGGGCAAAACCTTATTTCGACAAAAAGAAAACCTGGAATTTCACTTCATTAAAAAGAAACATTTATTTCAGCAAAGACGGAAAATTGGCTTGGTTTGATGAGGTATTGGATACTCAAATGAAAATCTGCCGTGGTTCCGGAGTTGTAGAAAAAATAAACGGAGCTTGGAAAGTAAAACAATATGTACTTTCAATGACAATTCCAAATGATGTGTCTGATAAAGTGGTTTCTGAAAAAACTGCAATTGAAGATATTCTTATTCAGGATTTAAAAACAAAAAAATAA
- a CDS encoding glycoside hydrolase family 13 protein codes for MKKLYTIIAISTAVIAFSQKPLDKVEPAFWWKGMKNPELQILVYGKDIANNEVELSDGVQVKNIQKVENPNYVFVTVNTNEINVPKFKINIKNGKKNIGSYTYELKEKMPNSANRESFTSKDVMYLIMPDRFANGDEKNDSSPNLTEKANRSLPNGRHGGDLRGIINNLDYIQNLGATSVWLTPVNEDNEKVYSYHGYAQTDLYKIDGRYGTNEEYRELSQKLNKRNMMLVMDYVTNHWGISHWMIKDLPTKDWIHLFSDEEKGFKRSNYKTTTQFDTNASEVDKKVALDGWFDTTMPDINQKNPLVLKYLIQNAIWWIEYAELGGFRVDTYPYNDKEAMAKWAKAITDEYPKFNIVGETWLNTAAYISAWQKGSKTGEAANYNSNLPSVMDFMLYGDMPKALKEKEGWDTGMNRIYNSLASDFLYPDINNVMVFFENHDTERWNEIFNNDPKAYKLGLTLISTVRGIPQIYYGSEVGMRGDKNKGGDADIRRDFPGGWKSDKQNAFQTSAQTPEQKEFYEFTQKLLNWRKGKEVIHSGKTKNFVPQNNVFVYFRYNEKESVMVVLNNNEKEETLDLKHFAESLNGFSKGKDVISDKEVSLQNSLKIPAKTSIIIELK; via the coding sequence ATGAAAAAATTATACACAATTATTGCGATCTCAACTGCAGTCATAGCTTTTTCTCAAAAACCTTTAGACAAGGTTGAACCCGCTTTCTGGTGGAAAGGAATGAAAAACCCCGAACTTCAGATCTTAGTCTACGGAAAAGATATTGCCAATAATGAAGTCGAGCTTTCAGATGGTGTTCAGGTTAAAAATATTCAGAAAGTTGAAAACCCTAACTATGTTTTTGTGACGGTTAATACCAACGAAATCAATGTTCCGAAATTTAAGATCAATATTAAAAACGGCAAAAAAAATATTGGTTCTTACACTTATGAATTAAAAGAAAAAATGCCAAACTCTGCCAACAGAGAATCTTTTACTTCTAAAGATGTAATGTATTTAATAATGCCTGACCGTTTTGCAAATGGTGATGAAAAAAATGATTCAAGTCCAAATTTAACGGAAAAAGCAAACAGAAGTCTTCCAAATGGCCGACATGGTGGAGATTTACGAGGAATCATCAACAATCTTGATTATATCCAAAATTTAGGGGCGACATCAGTTTGGTTAACTCCGGTGAATGAGGACAATGAAAAAGTGTATTCGTATCACGGTTACGCCCAAACCGATTTATATAAAATTGATGGACGTTACGGAACCAACGAAGAATACAGAGAACTTTCTCAAAAATTAAATAAAAGAAACATGATGTTGGTGATGGATTACGTCACCAATCACTGGGGAATTTCGCATTGGATGATCAAAGATTTACCCACAAAAGATTGGATTCATTTATTTAGTGATGAGGAAAAAGGATTCAAACGTTCCAATTACAAAACAACAACACAATTCGATACAAATGCTTCTGAAGTCGACAAAAAAGTAGCATTAGACGGTTGGTTTGATACAACGATGCCTGATATTAATCAAAAAAATCCTTTAGTTTTAAAATATTTAATACAAAACGCAATTTGGTGGATAGAATACGCTGAATTGGGAGGTTTTCGTGTAGATACTTATCCTTACAACGATAAAGAAGCGATGGCAAAATGGGCAAAAGCAATCACTGACGAATATCCGAAATTCAATATTGTTGGAGAAACTTGGCTGAATACCGCGGCCTATATTTCAGCTTGGCAAAAGGGTTCAAAAACAGGAGAAGCGGCGAATTATAACTCAAACCTTCCGTCTGTGATGGATTTTATGCTGTACGGCGACATGCCGAAAGCTTTGAAGGAAAAAGAAGGTTGGGACACGGGAATGAACAGAATTTACAACAGTTTAGCAAGCGATTTTCTTTATCCTGACATCAATAATGTAATGGTTTTCTTTGAAAATCATGACACAGAAAGATGGAATGAAATTTTTAATAATGACCCGAAAGCGTACAAATTGGGATTAACCTTAATTTCAACAGTTCGTGGAATTCCACAAATTTATTACGGTTCCGAGGTTGGAATGCGTGGCGACAAAAATAAAGGCGGTGATGCAGATATCCGAAGAGATTTTCCGGGAGGTTGGAAGTCGGATAAACAAAATGCTTTCCAAACTTCTGCTCAAACGCCTGAACAAAAGGAATTTTACGAGTTCACTCAGAAATTATTAAACTGGAGAAAAGGAAAAGAAGTGATCCATTCCGGAAAAACTAAAAATTTCGTTCCACAGAATAATGTTTTTGTGTATTTTAGATATAATGAAAAAGAAAGCGTAATGGTGGTTTTAAATAATAATGAAAAAGAAGAAACATTAGATTTAAAACATTTTGCAGAATCTTTAAACGGTTTTTCAAAAGGTAAAGATGTGATTTCTGATAAGGAAGTTTCACTACAAAACAGCTTAAAAATACCTGCAAAAACGTCGATAATTATTGAATTAAAATAA
- a CDS encoding succinylglutamate desuccinylase/aspartoacylase family protein, which yields MKKAALLSLVLIGGLINAQKISQIIEQKGTFRKDTIFTIKNDSKETYLPITIIKGKEKGPVFSIVAGIHGYEYPPIIAVQELLNEIKPEQVKGTLIIVPIANVEAFQKRTPFINPLDNKNLNNAFPGSQNGTPTDQIANIITKEIISNSTIFLDIHGGDANEDLLPFVCYYDRKDSPENTKLAHNLSAQSQINYIVSYPYNLTSTEPAKYVFKQATQQGITALSIEAGKLGTVQKENVDMIKIAVYNMLESSGNYVKSKPKIKNERKPTFFDRQDYIKVPESGIFYSELKSGDKVTKNQILGYITDGFGNKKQDVISKTDGIILYKIGTPPVNKDETLFCIGYSEK from the coding sequence ATGAAGAAAGCAGCTCTACTATCGTTGGTTTTAATAGGCGGGTTAATCAACGCACAGAAGATCAGTCAAATAATTGAGCAGAAAGGAACATTCAGAAAGGATACCATTTTCACGATCAAAAATGATTCAAAAGAAACCTATTTACCAATAACCATAATTAAAGGAAAAGAAAAAGGCCCTGTTTTCAGCATCGTTGCAGGAATTCACGGCTACGAATATCCACCAATTATTGCCGTTCAGGAATTACTAAATGAGATCAAACCTGAACAAGTAAAAGGAACTTTAATCATTGTTCCAATCGCGAATGTTGAGGCTTTTCAGAAAAGAACACCTTTCATTAATCCGTTAGATAATAAAAATTTAAATAATGCTTTTCCGGGTTCTCAAAACGGAACTCCTACCGACCAGATCGCGAATATTATTACGAAAGAAATTATTTCAAATTCCACCATATTTTTAGACATTCACGGAGGAGATGCGAATGAAGATTTGCTGCCTTTTGTGTGTTATTACGACAGAAAAGATAGCCCTGAAAATACAAAATTAGCTCACAATCTATCTGCTCAATCTCAAATTAACTACATTGTTTCTTACCCATACAATCTTACGTCTACAGAACCTGCAAAATATGTCTTTAAACAGGCAACCCAGCAGGGGATTACAGCTTTAAGCATTGAAGCTGGAAAATTAGGGACCGTTCAAAAAGAAAATGTAGACATGATCAAAATTGCCGTTTACAATATGCTTGAATCTTCTGGAAATTATGTAAAAAGTAAACCGAAGATTAAAAACGAAAGAAAACCAACATTTTTTGATCGGCAGGATTATATAAAAGTTCCCGAAAGCGGAATTTTTTACAGCGAGTTGAAAAGTGGAGATAAAGTAACAAAAAATCAAATTTTAGGCTATATTACAGATGGATTTGGAAACAAAAAACAGGATGTTATTTCTAAAACTGATGGAATTATTTTATACAAAATAGGAACTCCACCTGTAAATAAAGATGAAACTTTATTTTGCATCGGGTATTCAGAAAAGTAG
- a CDS encoding glycoside hydrolase family 97 protein, with product MKKMTIGAFLLSMMFGVANAQSLKSPDGKFEMSFQLKGGVPYYNLKYNGATVVEDSKLGLRLFKDTSIKFASEIAKPEDAKFDLNNGFTKTDEKRDSKNETWQPVLGEKKNYINNYNELAVTLNQASADRSIVVKFRLFNDGLGFRYEFPQQKNLNYFTIREEDSEIDFPTDMKVWWMVADYDSQEYQYQETKISEIPARWDKAFDANASQALVKNAVQSPLMLKKEGKDPLYINVAEAAVLDYPASHLEVDAQNFKFKTHLTADRQGAKGYIQTPSVTPWRTIIVSPKAEEVMASKMIFNLNEPTKYTDTSYIHPTKYMGVWWEMIIGKSQWAYAEPESNVRIGQTDFSKLTPSGKHAANNTKVKEYIDFAAENGFKGLLIEGWNIGWEDWFGHSKEFVFDFITPYPDFDIKMLNEYAHSKGIKLIMHHETSGSATNYERWADKAFQLMNKYGYDAVKTGYVGDIIPRGEHHYSQWTINHFYRIAEKANEYKIMVNSHESVRPTGESRTYPNYISAEAARGTEYEAFGGNNPDHQTILPFTRWMGGSMDYTPGIFQTKLDYYFPGDKRFVKTTLAKQLALYVTMYMPLQMAADLPENYKKHMDAFQFIKDVAADWDDTKILSAEPGDYVITARKAKGTDDWFVGGITDENKREYTVDFSFLDKGQKYEATIYEDGKDADYIDNPQSYNIYKKEITNKSKINFKMVRSGGFAISIKPIK from the coding sequence ATGAAGAAAATGACAATCGGAGCATTTTTGCTCTCAATGATGTTTGGAGTTGCCAATGCACAATCTTTAAAATCGCCGGACGGAAAGTTTGAAATGAGTTTCCAGTTAAAAGGAGGAGTACCTTATTATAACCTAAAATACAATGGCGCAACAGTAGTTGAGGATTCCAAATTAGGGTTGAGGTTATTTAAAGATACTTCGATAAAATTTGCATCGGAGATTGCAAAACCTGAAGATGCAAAATTCGATCTTAACAACGGTTTTACAAAAACAGATGAAAAAAGAGATTCTAAAAACGAAACCTGGCAGCCTGTTCTTGGTGAAAAGAAAAACTATATCAATAATTATAATGAATTGGCAGTTACGCTTAATCAGGCGTCGGCTGACAGAAGTATTGTTGTAAAATTCAGATTGTTTAATGACGGGTTGGGATTCAGGTATGAGTTTCCACAGCAGAAAAACCTAAACTATTTCACAATTCGTGAAGAAGATTCTGAAATCGATTTCCCAACAGACATGAAAGTTTGGTGGATGGTTGCAGATTACGATTCTCAGGAATACCAATATCAGGAAACAAAAATTTCTGAAATTCCTGCAAGATGGGATAAGGCTTTTGATGCAAATGCGTCCCAGGCTTTAGTTAAAAATGCCGTTCAGTCTCCATTAATGCTGAAAAAAGAAGGCAAAGATCCTTTATATATCAACGTTGCGGAAGCTGCAGTTTTAGATTACCCGGCTTCACATTTGGAAGTTGATGCTCAGAATTTCAAATTTAAAACGCACCTTACTGCAGACAGACAGGGTGCAAAAGGATATATCCAAACACCTTCTGTTACGCCTTGGAGAACGATCATTGTTTCGCCAAAAGCGGAAGAAGTGATGGCTTCAAAAATGATTTTTAATCTTAATGAGCCTACAAAATATACCGACACATCTTACATTCATCCAACAAAATATATGGGCGTTTGGTGGGAAATGATCATCGGGAAATCTCAGTGGGCATACGCGGAACCTGAGTCAAATGTTCGTATCGGACAAACCGATTTTTCAAAATTAACACCAAGCGGAAAACATGCTGCCAACAATACTAAAGTTAAGGAGTATATCGATTTCGCAGCAGAAAATGGGTTCAAAGGATTATTAATTGAAGGCTGGAACATCGGTTGGGAAGACTGGTTCGGTCATTCAAAAGAATTTGTTTTCGATTTTATCACTCCTTACCCGGATTTTGATATTAAAATGTTGAATGAATACGCTCATTCAAAAGGAATTAAGCTAATCATGCACCACGAAACTTCTGGTTCTGCAACGAATTACGAAAGATGGGCGGACAAAGCTTTCCAATTAATGAACAAATACGGTTATGATGCTGTGAAAACGGGTTATGTAGGAGATATTATTCCAAGAGGGGAACATCATTATTCTCAATGGACAATCAACCATTTCTACAGAATTGCTGAAAAAGCAAACGAGTATAAAATCATGGTCAATTCTCACGAATCGGTTCGTCCGACGGGAGAAAGCCGTACGTATCCGAACTATATTTCTGCAGAAGCTGCTCGTGGAACGGAGTATGAAGCTTTCGGAGGAAATAATCCTGATCATCAGACGATTTTACCATTTACAAGATGGATGGGTGGTTCTATGGATTACACACCGGGAATTTTTCAGACAAAATTAGATTATTATTTCCCTGGAGATAAGCGTTTTGTGAAAACTACATTGGCAAAGCAATTGGCGTTGTATGTTACAATGTATATGCCTCTTCAAATGGCGGCCGATTTACCTGAAAACTACAAAAAGCATATGGATGCTTTCCAATTTATTAAGGATGTTGCTGCTGATTGGGATGATACAAAAATCTTATCGGCAGAACCTGGTGATTATGTAATTACGGCTAGAAAAGCTAAAGGAACAGATGATTGGTTCGTTGGAGGTATTACCGATGAAAACAAACGTGAATATACTGTAGATTTTTCTTTCTTAGATAAAGGTCAAAAGTATGAAGCAACAATCTATGAAGATGGAAAAGATGCTGATTATATCGATAATCCTCAAAGTTATAATATCTATAAGAAAGAGATCACAAACAAATCAAAAATTAATTTTAAAATGGTAAGAAGTGGCGGATTCGCAATTTCTATTAAGCCAATAAAATAA
- a CDS encoding SusE domain-containing protein, translated as MKNIIKLLFAAVAIMLVWSCEKDEDQAVLSLKSEPTLKASATTLSLSSANANNNAITFTITPAEYTPAVETTNVLQFAVTGTSFSPLKEAGLSSGVLSKSYTVIEFNALMLSLALPTGVASNVDVRLKTTVGKGAPVYSAVQKISVNPYALISYIYAPGKYQEWDPNTANTLMSPISNGIYVGYIKFLATADNGLAFKITPQKNWDNSYGTNSQFSSGINTIPILYNTGGDIIAPGLGYYQTTVDTNANTLKMIPYQMSLIGSATPGGDWSTDIDMVWDNTQLKWTATATFLAGEFKFRLNHDWSQPNWGGLAEMLQLLEVI; from the coding sequence ATGAAAAATATAATAAAACTTCTTTTCGCAGCTGTAGCTATTATGCTGGTTTGGTCTTGCGAAAAAGATGAAGATCAAGCTGTTTTATCTTTAAAATCTGAGCCTACACTTAAAGCAAGTGCAACTACATTGTCTTTATCTAGTGCAAATGCAAATAACAATGCAATTACTTTCACTATTACTCCTGCGGAATATACTCCTGCGGTAGAAACTACCAATGTGTTGCAATTTGCAGTTACCGGCACAAGCTTTTCCCCACTAAAAGAAGCAGGTTTAAGTAGTGGAGTATTATCTAAATCTTATACTGTAATAGAATTTAATGCTTTAATGTTGAGCCTTGCATTACCAACTGGTGTTGCTTCTAATGTAGATGTAAGATTAAAAACTACTGTAGGAAAAGGCGCCCCTGTTTATTCGGCAGTACAAAAAATTTCTGTAAATCCTTATGCATTGATTTCTTATATTTATGCTCCGGGTAAATATCAGGAATGGGATCCTAATACGGCAAATACTCTTATGTCTCCAATTTCAAATGGTATTTATGTTGGTTACATTAAATTTCTGGCAACTGCAGATAATGGACTTGCATTCAAAATTACCCCACAGAAAAACTGGGACAATTCTTACGGAACAAATAGTCAATTTTCATCAGGAATAAATACAATTCCTATTTTGTATAATACAGGTGGTGATATTATAGCACCTGGTCTTGGTTACTATCAAACTACGGTAGATACAAATGCTAATACTCTGAAGATGATCCCCTATCAAATGAGTTTAATAGGATCTGCAACACCTGGTGGTGACTGGAGTACAGATATAGATATGGTTTGGGATAATACTCAATTGAAGTGGACTGCTACAGCTACCTTTTTAGCTGGAGAGTTTAAATTCAGGCTTAATCATGACTGGAGTCAACCAAATTGGGGGGGGCTGGCGGAAATGCTTCAACTTCTGGAGGTAATTTAG